From one Sulfuricurvum sp. IAE1 genomic stretch:
- a CDS encoding response regulator transcription factor: MNHMPLVLIIEDDDAISRLLSASLRQNGYKTLLAADRHTALRELQTRSPDLILLDLGLPDGDGKELITAIRQHLLVPIIVVSARSDEKEIIASLDAGADDYVVKPFSTSELLARVRSTQRRFLGLHKSGNTLACSDLVIDLEQFTVAKAGVALKLTRTEFSLLKYFMLHPNEVLSHTKILKEVWGVGYQHEMQYLRTYVNALRKKIEKDTTTPAYIQTELGIGYRFICSSAEDHPSRTSSS, encoded by the coding sequence ATGAACCATATGCCCCTTGTCCTCATCATAGAAGACGACGACGCCATCAGCCGTCTGCTTTCCGCATCGCTGCGCCAAAACGGCTACAAAACCCTGCTTGCAGCCGACCGGCATACCGCACTGCGCGAACTCCAGACCCGCAGTCCGGATCTGATTTTGCTCGATCTCGGTCTTCCCGACGGTGACGGCAAAGAACTCATCACGGCGATTCGTCAGCATTTGCTTGTGCCCATTATCGTCGTCTCGGCACGCAGCGATGAAAAAGAGATTATCGCTTCTCTCGATGCGGGTGCGGACGATTACGTCGTCAAGCCGTTTTCCACTTCCGAGCTTCTCGCGCGGGTACGATCGACACAGCGCCGTTTTTTAGGCCTGCATAAATCAGGGAATACCCTTGCCTGCAGCGATCTGGTCATCGACCTCGAACAATTCACCGTCGCGAAAGCGGGAGTCGCACTGAAACTCACCCGAACCGAATTCAGTCTTCTAAAATATTTTATGCTTCATCCCAACGAGGTACTTTCCCACACGAAAATCCTCAAAGAAGTATGGGGAGTCGGTTATCAGCACGAAATGCAATACCTCCGCACTTACGTCAACGCACTGAGAAAAAAAATCGAAAAAGATACGACCACGCCGGCATACATTCAAACCGAATTAGGAATCGGTTACCGTTTCATCTGCTCCTCCGCCGAAGATCATCCTTCAAGAACATCGTCCTCTTAA
- a CDS encoding DUF4118 domain-containing protein → MNVLYPYRHYLLAIALFAFITIVSQVFKRELEMVNIVLIHLLPVIVIALRGSMRATAVVTTLSVALLALYIPPTLSFVVHDLIYLWSFAIFYVVGYIITLQARRIHLNSIKEILLNTLSHDLKTPLASIMGNATFLVETHTTDPAVRYKALSQIIESSRRMNRLISNLLDSARLQHSRSPLKKEWCDMEDLVAIALREFRKDAWFERLSCRFDADLPLFYGDAGLLVRLFVNLLDNALKYSDEDRPIGIDIKATAKELRIVFSNECPPIAERDLNNLFEKFYRAGNSADISGSGIGLSICQDIAAAHQGNIRAYNTPLGIAFEVTLPVLRHPEFFEPEVA, encoded by the coding sequence ATGAACGTTCTCTACCCGTACCGGCATTACCTTCTCGCGATCGCCCTTTTCGCTTTCATTACGATTGTCTCGCAAGTATTCAAACGGGAACTGGAGATGGTCAATATCGTGCTGATCCATCTTCTGCCGGTCATCGTCATCGCACTGCGGGGAAGCATGAGGGCCACCGCGGTCGTGACCACCCTCTCGGTCGCGCTGCTCGCCCTGTACATTCCTCCGACGCTTAGTTTCGTCGTTCACGATCTCATCTATCTTTGGAGTTTCGCGATCTTTTACGTCGTCGGCTACATCATCACCCTGCAGGCCAGAAGAATCCATCTCAACAGCATCAAGGAAATATTGCTCAATACCCTTTCGCACGACCTGAAAACCCCTTTGGCATCGATCATGGGAAATGCGACTTTTCTCGTCGAAACCCATACCACCGATCCGGCGGTCCGGTACAAAGCCCTTTCGCAGATCATCGAATCGAGCCGCCGGATGAATCGCCTGATCAGCAACCTTCTTGACAGCGCACGGCTGCAACATTCCCGTTCCCCTCTCAAAAAAGAGTGGTGCGACATGGAAGACCTGGTGGCGATTGCGCTGCGGGAGTTCCGCAAAGACGCATGGTTCGAACGCCTCTCCTGCCGTTTTGATGCCGACCTTCCCCTCTTTTACGGGGATGCCGGGCTTTTAGTACGGCTTTTTGTCAATCTTCTGGACAACGCACTCAAATATTCCGACGAGGATCGCCCCATCGGCATCGACATCAAAGCGACTGCCAAAGAATTGCGCATCGTTTTCTCAAACGAATGCCCTCCGATTGCGGAACGTGATCTCAACAACCTCTTTGAAAAATTTTACCGCGCCGGCAACAGCGCCGATATATCCGGAAGCGGTATCGGCCTTTCGATATGCCAGGACATCGCTGCGGCACATCAGGGGAACATCAGGGCATACAACACCCCGCTGGGCATCGCTTTTGAAGTCACACTCCCGGTTCTTCGCCACCCGGAGTTTTTCGAACCGGAGGTCGCATGA
- a CDS encoding acetyl/propionyl/methylcrotonyl-CoA carboxylase subunit alpha, giving the protein METKKISKILIANRGEIALRIIRACKELGIKSVVVFSESDLNGVWVRKADECYPILGDPVAAYLDYERIISLAKKAECDAIHPGYGFLSESAEFAQACIDNGIIFIGPKPEHVALFGDKMASKVAMREVGVPMLPGTDEPIDNIGDAEKIAADIGFPVIIKAAFGGGGRGMRIVEKASDFKEMYESATKEAQRFFGRGEVFIEKYLKNPRHIEIQIVADKYGNVVHLGERDCSIQRRHQKVIEIAPSPRLSEKVRRELYRVSTKAMFKLGYESVGTIEYLVDAEDNFYFIEMNTRVQVEHPVTEAISGIDLIQRMIQIAEGDPLKFLQEEIKFRGYAIEFRINAENPKLNFVPSPGLITNYLSPGGPGVRLDSMAYTNYQIPSNYDSMIGKLIVSGLTWEDTVRKAQRALDEFLIEGVPTNIPLHRQIVRDQDFIDGKLDTGYLDTKLNTFNLEAIHNMDDEEAKMKQIQGIINVIKANNLNVRH; this is encoded by the coding sequence GTGGAAACCAAAAAAATCAGCAAGATTCTGATCGCCAACCGCGGCGAAATCGCTTTGCGCATCATCCGTGCGTGTAAAGAACTGGGGATCAAGAGCGTCGTCGTCTTTTCCGAGTCCGATCTTAACGGCGTATGGGTCCGTAAAGCGGATGAGTGTTATCCGATCCTGGGGGATCCGGTTGCCGCCTATCTGGATTACGAGCGGATCATTTCGTTGGCCAAGAAAGCCGAGTGTGACGCCATCCACCCCGGTTACGGCTTTCTTTCCGAGAGTGCCGAATTCGCGCAGGCGTGTATCGACAACGGCATCATTTTTATCGGTCCGAAACCAGAGCACGTAGCTCTTTTTGGGGATAAGATGGCGTCAAAAGTCGCAATGCGCGAAGTAGGGGTTCCGATGCTTCCGGGTACGGACGAACCGATCGATAACATCGGCGACGCGGAAAAAATTGCCGCGGATATCGGATTTCCGGTCATCATCAAAGCGGCATTCGGGGGCGGCGGACGCGGTATGCGTATCGTTGAAAAAGCCTCCGATTTCAAAGAGATGTACGAATCGGCGACGAAAGAGGCTCAGCGCTTTTTCGGACGCGGAGAGGTGTTTATCGAGAAATATCTCAAAAACCCCCGCCACATTGAAATCCAGATCGTAGCCGACAAATACGGCAACGTGGTTCACCTCGGCGAACGGGACTGCTCCATCCAGCGTCGGCACCAAAAAGTGATCGAGATCGCCCCCTCTCCGCGTTTGAGCGAGAAAGTGCGCCGGGAACTTTATCGCGTTTCAACGAAAGCGATGTTCAAACTGGGGTACGAGAGTGTCGGAACCATCGAATATCTTGTCGACGCCGAAGACAATTTCTATTTCATCGAAATGAACACCCGTGTTCAGGTTGAGCACCCCGTCACCGAAGCCATTTCAGGAATTGACCTGATCCAGCGGATGATCCAGATCGCCGAGGGCGATCCGCTCAAATTCCTGCAAGAGGAGATCAAATTCCGCGGGTACGCGATCGAATTCCGGATCAATGCCGAAAATCCGAAACTGAATTTCGTCCCTTCTCCGGGTCTCATCACAAACTACCTCTCCCCGGGGGGACCCGGAGTCCGTCTGGATTCGATGGCGTACACCAATTATCAAATTCCCTCGAATTACGATTCGATGATCGGAAAGCTGATCGTTTCGGGATTGACATGGGAAGATACGGTGCGCAAGGCGCAACGGGCACTGGACGAATTCCTGATTGAAGGGGTTCCGACGAATATTCCTCTCCACCGCCAGATCGTGCGGGATCAGGATTTCATCGACGGTAAGCTAGACACCGGCTATCTCGATACGAAATTGAACACTTTCAACCTCGAAGCGATCCACAATATGGACGATGAAGAGGCTAAAATGAAACAGATCCAGGGGATCATCAACGTCATCAAAGCCAACAATCTGAACGTCCGCCACTAA
- a CDS encoding apolipoprotein N-acyltransferase — MKLRSPAFIELLYLPLAIAASFSAFIYFEHFGYTSRLVNTIAALAALYGMLHAPRRSLPAAGFFIGLAWCYWIGFSFQYYGLGWARELVALGFGIVYLLFFGILGLSSNPFVRSALLFALTFVWPMDFNWMQPELIFVESYVGIHKWQFALVLAALAATRYFTNARKALPFLLILPALEWNYPRPPMPELKIKLVSTDISQDFKWQNERLYTTVQENFDAIDEAIAQGYDLVVLPESAFPLYLNHQEELVKMLRERSERIAILTGTLHEENGLNYNVAYFFDRGTLTVAKKTVLVPFGEYIPLPGFLREWVNREIFGGGSDFVTADKPTDFTVKGIRFRNAICYEATRAELYTPEVRYLIGISNNGWFKPSIEPTLQKLLIRFYARKNGTVVFHAANGGGTGIVY; from the coding sequence ATGAAATTACGATCCCCCGCCTTTATCGAACTCTTGTACCTTCCGCTTGCCATCGCCGCGTCGTTCAGCGCCTTCATCTATTTCGAGCACTTCGGCTACACGTCCAGACTCGTCAACACCATTGCGGCTCTCGCCGCACTCTACGGCATGCTTCACGCGCCGAGGCGTTCCCTTCCCGCCGCAGGCTTTTTTATCGGACTGGCATGGTGTTACTGGATCGGGTTTAGTTTCCAGTATTACGGGCTTGGATGGGCGCGAGAACTCGTCGCTTTGGGGTTCGGGATCGTTTATCTTCTGTTTTTCGGCATCCTGGGCCTGAGTTCCAATCCCTTCGTCCGTTCAGCGCTCCTTTTTGCCCTCACGTTCGTCTGGCCGATGGATTTCAACTGGATGCAGCCCGAACTGATTTTCGTGGAGAGTTACGTCGGCATACACAAGTGGCAGTTTGCCCTCGTCCTTGCAGCCCTCGCCGCGACCCGGTATTTCACAAACGCCCGCAAAGCCCTGCCCTTTTTGCTGATCCTACCCGCGCTTGAGTGGAACTATCCGCGCCCTCCCATGCCGGAGCTGAAAATCAAACTCGTCTCTACCGACATCTCCCAGGATTTCAAATGGCAGAATGAACGCCTCTATACGACGGTACAGGAAAACTTTGACGCCATCGACGAAGCGATCGCGCAAGGGTACGACCTCGTCGTTCTCCCCGAATCGGCTTTTCCGCTGTATCTCAACCATCAAGAAGAGCTGGTCAAAATGCTGCGGGAGCGTTCCGAACGTATCGCCATATTGACCGGTACCCTGCACGAAGAAAACGGCCTGAATTACAACGTCGCCTACTTTTTTGACCGGGGAACGCTCACAGTGGCCAAAAAAACGGTCCTCGTCCCCTTCGGCGAATACATCCCCCTTCCGGGTTTCCTGCGCGAATGGGTCAACCGGGAAATTTTCGGCGGGGGAAGCGATTTCGTGACTGCGGACAAACCGACCGATTTCACCGTCAAAGGGATCCGTTTCCGCAACGCGATCTGCTACGAAGCGACCCGGGCGGAACTGTACACCCCCGAAGTCCGCTATCTGATCGGGATCAGCAATAACGGCTGGTTCAAACCTTCCATCGAGCCGACACTCCAGAAACTGCTGATACGGTTTTACGCCCGGAAAAACGGTACGGTGGTTTTTCATGCGGCCAACGGCGGGGGAACGGGAATAGTTTACTGA
- the yajC gene encoding preprotein translocase subunit YajC encodes MEFLVQILPFVFLIAIMYFVIIRPQNQQAKRHKEMVESLEKGDKVVTSGGLIVEIKKVEENFFAVKFNNETEGRLVKDAVARKYEDEA; translated from the coding sequence ATGGAATTTCTCGTTCAAATCCTCCCGTTTGTATTTCTGATCGCTATTATGTATTTTGTGATCATTCGCCCCCAGAACCAGCAGGCCAAACGCCACAAAGAGATGGTCGAATCGCTTGAAAAAGGGGACAAAGTCGTTACCAGCGGCGGGTTGATCGTCGAAATCAAAAAAGTCGAAGAGAACTTTTTTGCCGTCAAATTCAACAATGAGACCGAAGGGCGCCTCGTCAAAGACGCGGTAGCCAGAAAGTACGAGGATGAAGCTTAA
- the secD gene encoding protein translocase subunit SecD yields the protein MKLNYRVVILIVATVFGLIYSVPSFTQSEEGKKITLGLDLQGGLHMLLGVKTDEAVNSQLKSIASGLKHFGERNDILLDGIAVSEGKVVFELLDADDAAAVKEHLKSVDGASVGVSGERYAVTLTPESIEKLKQQAVDQAIETIRNRLDQFGLSEPTVARQGADKILVELPGIKTPEEEQRARELISRAAKLELMAVDEDRAMRVGDMSDAEAASYGDQILEDAIQPGAKHLVNEIPILDGSMLTDAQVGYDQNNRPVINFTLNSEGAQIFGDFTGKSVGKRLAIVLDGKVYSAPVINERIGGGSGQISGNYTTAEANDLAIALRSGALLAPIYMMEKRSVGPSLGADSIQASMIALMSGFGAVVIFMMVYYGIAGVIANVALVVNILLIVAVMAMFGATLTLPGMAGIVLTVGMAVDSNVIINERIREVLAEGSSVKRAIEVGYQNAMRAITDSNITTLIAAIVLYVYGTGAIKGFAITISIGILASMLTAILGTHGIYLMLQDRITKSNNNALWFGVKRRK from the coding sequence ATGAAGCTTAATTACCGCGTCGTCATTCTCATCGTCGCCACCGTTTTCGGATTAATCTACTCCGTTCCCTCCTTCACCCAAAGCGAGGAAGGAAAAAAGATCACGTTGGGGCTTGACCTGCAAGGCGGTCTGCACATGCTTTTGGGGGTTAAAACCGATGAAGCGGTCAACTCCCAGCTCAAATCGATTGCGTCCGGGCTGAAACATTTCGGCGAACGAAACGACATCCTTCTCGACGGTATTGCCGTCTCGGAGGGGAAAGTCGTATTCGAGCTCCTCGATGCGGATGACGCGGCGGCCGTTAAAGAACATCTCAAAAGCGTAGACGGCGCGTCGGTCGGTGTATCCGGCGAGCGCTACGCGGTCACCCTCACCCCCGAATCGATTGAAAAACTGAAACAGCAGGCAGTCGACCAGGCAATCGAGACGATCCGCAACCGTCTGGACCAGTTCGGGCTTTCGGAACCTACCGTAGCGCGTCAGGGTGCCGATAAAATCCTCGTCGAGCTTCCGGGGATCAAAACACCCGAAGAGGAGCAGCGGGCGCGTGAGCTGATTTCGCGTGCCGCCAAACTCGAACTGATGGCGGTGGACGAAGACCGTGCCATGCGCGTCGGCGACATGAGCGACGCGGAAGCGGCGAGTTACGGCGATCAAATTCTCGAAGACGCGATCCAGCCGGGCGCCAAGCATCTCGTCAACGAAATCCCCATCCTGGATGGTTCAATGCTGACCGATGCGCAGGTCGGGTACGATCAGAACAACCGTCCCGTCATCAATTTTACGCTCAATTCCGAAGGGGCGCAGATTTTCGGAGACTTTACCGGTAAGAGTGTGGGCAAGCGCCTCGCGATCGTTTTGGACGGCAAAGTCTATTCGGCCCCGGTCATTAACGAACGCATCGGCGGCGGAAGCGGCCAGATCAGCGGGAACTACACGACCGCCGAAGCGAACGATCTGGCGATCGCATTGCGTTCGGGAGCACTACTGGCACCGATTTACATGATGGAAAAACGTTCCGTCGGACCGAGCCTCGGAGCCGACAGCATCCAGGCGAGCATGATCGCCCTGATGTCAGGGTTTGGTGCCGTCGTCATCTTCATGATGGTGTATTACGGCATTGCCGGCGTTATCGCCAACGTCGCGCTGGTGGTCAACATCCTGCTGATCGTTGCGGTCATGGCGATGTTCGGGGCTACGCTCACATTGCCGGGGATGGCCGGAATCGTTCTTACCGTGGGGATGGCGGTCGATTCGAACGTCATTATCAACGAACGGATACGGGAAGTCCTTGCCGAAGGTTCGTCGGTTAAACGGGCGATCGAAGTAGGATATCAAAATGCGATGCGTGCCATCACCGATTCGAATATCACGACGCTGATCGCCGCTATTGTCTTGTACGTATACGGGACCGGGGCGATCAAGGGGTTTGCGATTACCATCAGTATCGGTATTCTTGCCTCGATGCTGACGGCGATTCTGGGAACACACGGTATTTACCTGATGCTTCAGGACCGGATCACCAAATCCAATAATAACGCGTTGTGGTTCGGCGTGAAACGGAGAAAATAA
- the secF gene encoding protein translocase subunit SecF produces the protein MELFRYTRPIGLMGKSKWAIGLSIFLVVASIFTIFTKGLNFGIDFAGGTIIQVKYDGAAPIDAMREKLSGNPMYEGASINEFGSPDEVVIRLKNTSESMTKDIGDVTREELSGTGKFQIRRVDIVGAKVGGELREKGIMALALAFAGILIYVAVRFEWRFAVASVLALLHDLTIAVGAISLLQLEVNLDVIAALLTILGYSINDTIIVFDRIREEITENSAKTLHEIIDDSVTRTLSRTTLTSLTVLMVLVTLFLFGGEIINTFTTTLLVGVVVGTYSSIFVASPLLGILGFDVKRYRAKLSEKAAREAEKEKMRAQFEQGVV, from the coding sequence ATGGAACTGTTTCGTTATACCAGACCGATAGGACTGATGGGCAAATCGAAATGGGCGATAGGACTTTCTATATTTCTAGTAGTCGCATCGATTTTTACGATCTTTACGAAAGGGCTCAATTTCGGGATCGATTTTGCCGGAGGAACGATTATCCAGGTGAAATACGACGGAGCGGCTCCGATTGACGCGATGCGCGAGAAACTCTCGGGCAACCCGATGTACGAAGGCGCTTCGATCAATGAATTCGGCTCTCCTGATGAGGTGGTGATCCGGCTTAAAAACACTTCCGAGAGTATGACCAAAGATATCGGGGACGTTACGCGAGAGGAACTTTCCGGGACCGGAAAGTTCCAAATTCGACGGGTGGATATCGTCGGAGCAAAGGTAGGAGGCGAGCTGCGTGAGAAAGGGATCATGGCACTTGCTTTGGCATTTGCCGGAATCCTGATCTACGTGGCAGTCCGTTTCGAATGGCGTTTTGCCGTCGCATCGGTATTGGCTTTGCTCCATGACCTTACGATCGCGGTCGGTGCGATTTCTCTGCTACAGCTGGAGGTCAATCTCGATGTCATCGCGGCATTGCTGACGATTTTGGGATATTCGATCAACGATACAATCATCGTTTTTGACCGTATTCGTGAAGAGATCACCGAGAATTCGGCGAAAACGCTCCATGAAATTATCGACGATTCGGTAACACGGACGCTGTCACGAACGACATTGACGTCTTTGACGGTATTGATGGTACTCGTCACCCTTTTCCTTTTTGGTGGAGAGATTATCAATACATTTACTACCACATTGCTCGTCGGTGTCGTAGTGGGTACCTACAGCTCGATTTTCGTAGCTTCTCCGCTGCTGGGTATTTTGGGTTTCGATGTCAAGCGTTATCGGGCCAAGCTATCCGAAAAAGCGGCCCGGGAAGCGGAAAAAGAGAAAATGCGCGCGCAATTCGAGCAGGGCGTAGTCTAA
- a CDS encoding DUF6394 family protein — MDWGKVVYVFFTLMSLTSTAAFLYDHTSMMLFVAASLNIISTILKLGVRNLLAAELLAGSLVADLHLIPAFIYMEVVGSVQWAVALAIGALIANLFSIIMVFIESAKSKENYE; from the coding sequence ATGGATTGGGGCAAAGTAGTATACGTTTTTTTTACGCTGATGAGTTTGACGTCGACGGCGGCGTTTTTGTACGATCATACGTCGATGATGCTGTTCGTGGCGGCGAGTCTGAACATCATTTCGACGATTCTCAAGCTCGGCGTCCGTAACCTGCTGGCGGCCGAACTGCTGGCGGGATCGCTCGTTGCCGATTTGCACCTGATCCCGGCGTTCATTTACATGGAGGTTGTCGGCAGCGTCCAGTGGGCCGTAGCCCTGGCAATCGGCGCGCTGATCGCCAATCTTTTTTCGATCATCATGGTCTTTATCGAGAGTGCCAAATCCAAAGAGAATTACGAATAA